In one Elusimicrobiota bacterium genomic region, the following are encoded:
- the miaA gene encoding tRNA (adenosine(37)-N6)-dimethylallyltransferase MiaA, which produces MRDPRRPEAPRGLRQTLHLPRPLRQAAEDALLAEEIAPVVVVGPTASGKTELALALARSLHGEVVSADSRQVYRELCAGTAKPARDRQGRVEGIPYHLVDCVPVTEPFDAGRFAVLARASIAEIRGRGRIPIVAGGTGLYIRALLEGLCALPPRDEALRRRLEEEARAHGRACLHERLARVDPEAAAAIPANNIQRVVRALEVFELTGRPISQHWQDHKNERVGASRPATAVLRIDWPPEDLRQRIAARAESIWPRMLAEVRGLLRRFSGEEPGFRSLGYPEAVACAQGRLSADEGLARLVNSTCAYARRQRTWFRNQLGAQAVAGGSLEDMRRQALRSIPEHHASTSR; this is translated from the coding sequence TTGCGAGACCCGCGTCGCCCTGAAGCTCCCCGAGGTCTGCGTCAAACCCTGCACCTTCCACGCCCTCTGCGCCAAGCCGCAGAAGATGCCCTTCTGGCCGAAGAAATAGCCCCTGTCGTCGTAGTCGGGCCCACCGCTTCGGGGAAGACCGAGCTGGCCCTGGCCCTGGCCCGCTCTTTGCATGGCGAAGTCGTCTCAGCCGACTCGCGCCAGGTCTATCGCGAGCTGTGCGCCGGGACGGCCAAGCCCGCCCGCGACCGCCAAGGCCGCGTGGAGGGGATCCCTTACCATCTGGTCGACTGCGTCCCGGTCACCGAGCCCTTCGATGCGGGCCGCTTCGCCGTCCTGGCGCGCGCCTCCATAGCGGAGATTCGGGGCCGGGGCCGCATCCCCATCGTCGCCGGCGGCACCGGGCTCTACATCCGCGCCCTCCTGGAAGGCCTCTGCGCCCTGCCGCCCCGCGACGAGGCCCTGCGGCGCAGGCTGGAGGAGGAAGCGCGCGCCCACGGCCGGGCCTGTCTGCACGAACGACTCGCCCGCGTCGACCCCGAAGCCGCGGCCGCAATCCCCGCCAACAACATCCAGCGCGTGGTGCGCGCGCTCGAGGTCTTTGAGCTCACCGGCCGGCCCATCTCGCAGCATTGGCAGGACCACAAGAACGAGCGGGTCGGCGCCAGCCGACCTGCCACCGCCGTCCTCCGCATCGACTGGCCCCCCGAGGACCTGCGCCAGCGCATCGCCGCGCGCGCCGAGTCCATTTGGCCGCGGATGCTCGCAGAAGTTCGCGGGCTCCTGCGCCGGTTCAGCGGCGAGGAGCCGGGCTTCCGGAGCCTCGGCTACCCTGAGGCGGTGGCCTGCGCTCAGGGCCGCCTCTCCGCCGACGAGGGACTGGCGCGCTTGGTCAACTCCACCTGCGCGTACGCCCGGCGCCAGCGCACCTGGTTCCGCAACCAGCTCGGTGCCCAGGCCGTGGCAGGCGGAAGTCTCGAGGACATGCGCAGGCAAGCCCTGCGGTCCATCCCGGAGCACCATGCGTCAACCAGCCGCTAA
- a CDS encoding SH3 domain-containing protein, which produces MTPAAELRSGPGENFNVSFTVPEGRRVQILGSDGAWVELGVLKEGVKGWLPAAAVEEL; this is translated from the coding sequence GTGACCCCGGCTGCGGAGCTGCGCAGCGGGCCGGGCGAGAATTTCAACGTCAGCTTCACCGTCCCCGAGGGCAGGAGGGTGCAGATCCTGGGGTCCGACGGGGCCTGGGTGGAACTGGGGGTCTTGAAGGAAGGGGTGAAGGGCTGGCTCCCGGCTGCGGCAGTCGAAGAACTCTAA
- a CDS encoding MiaB/RimO family radical SAM methylthiotransferase, translating into MKLHVITLGCQMSAADGAETAADLGRRGWQAAAVPAPADTIFLTTCSVRRHAEQRALSLIGRLREWKAQDPSRFLVVAGCVAERLGERLARRFPHVDLVVGSKRAGSYADIVAQAVAVRNSESPQAIRNPAAPPRGAAVPSGGKPVQHLTIMRGCSCSCSYCIVPTVRGPESCRPAEEILGEARARIEDGARELILLGQRVNAYRSGAADFPDLLRALDALPGLRRLRFMSPHPALCDDRFSSAVRECRTVCEWVHLPAQSGCDRLLGLMRRGYSREQFLRTADRLRQTLPGVVVSTDIIVGFPSETDTDFAQTLTLIEELRPASAFCFKYSAREGTAAAALADDVPAPVKEGRLAAVNAAVERLTTQALHAQVGSSVEVLAETPTFGRTRTGFKARWRSPVAAGDLVSIRVDAATRRTLLGDIHEPHNP; encoded by the coding sequence ATGAAGCTCCACGTCATCACGCTCGGCTGTCAGATGTCCGCCGCCGACGGGGCCGAAACCGCGGCCGACCTCGGCCGCCGAGGCTGGCAGGCCGCCGCGGTCCCGGCGCCAGCCGACACGATATTCCTGACCACATGCTCGGTGCGCCGCCACGCCGAACAGCGCGCCCTCTCGCTCATCGGGCGGCTGCGCGAGTGGAAGGCGCAGGACCCCAGCCGGTTCCTGGTCGTAGCCGGTTGCGTGGCCGAACGGCTGGGCGAGCGCCTGGCCCGGCGCTTCCCCCACGTGGACCTGGTCGTGGGCTCCAAGAGGGCGGGCAGCTACGCCGATATCGTCGCGCAAGCCGTTGCCGTTCGAAATTCCGAATCGCCGCAGGCGATTCGGAATCCGGCCGCCCCCCCGCGGGGGGCGGCCGTTCCGTCGGGGGGCAAGCCCGTTCAACACCTCACCATCATGCGCGGCTGCTCCTGCTCCTGCTCCTACTGCATCGTGCCCACGGTCCGCGGCCCGGAATCCTGCCGCCCCGCCGAGGAGATACTCGGCGAGGCCCGCGCCCGCATCGAGGACGGCGCCCGCGAGCTGATCCTGCTGGGCCAGCGCGTCAACGCGTACCGCAGTGGGGCCGCGGACTTCCCCGACCTGCTGCGCGCGCTCGACGCCTTGCCGGGCCTGCGGCGCCTGCGCTTCATGAGCCCGCATCCCGCCCTCTGCGACGACCGGTTCTCGTCCGCCGTCCGCGAGTGCCGCACGGTGTGCGAGTGGGTCCACCTGCCGGCGCAGTCCGGCTGCGACCGGCTCCTCGGGCTGATGCGACGCGGCTACAGCCGGGAGCAGTTCCTGCGCACGGCCGACCGTCTGCGCCAGACGCTCCCCGGCGTTGTGGTTTCCACCGACATTATAGTAGGATTTCCTTCGGAGACGGATACGGATTTCGCCCAGACTCTGACGCTGATCGAGGAGCTCCGCCCCGCGAGCGCTTTCTGCTTCAAGTACTCCGCGCGGGAGGGGACGGCGGCCGCGGCGCTTGCCGACGACGTGCCCGCGCCGGTGAAGGAGGGGCGACTCGCCGCCGTCAATGCCGCAGTCGAGCGTCTTACGACGCAGGCTTTGCATGCGCAGGTCGGCAGCAGCGTCGAGGTCTTGGCCGAGACCCCGACCTTCGGCCGGACGAGGACGGGCTTCAAGGCGAGATGGCGCAGTCCGGTCGCGGCCGGCGACCTCGTGTCGATACGCGTGGACGCCGCGACGCGCCGCACTTTGCTAGGAGATATCCATGAGCCACACAACCCATAA
- a CDS encoding PilZ domain-containing protein, which produces MSHTTHKHEKVGTERRAHVRLPVVEGMIEPITVQFGPGEGQSAPAAALGQPAILTNLSAGGMSLLMFLEPPHARRLDMVLSIPGLDRVPIAGRVVRVHQRGPTYNVGISFTQISKKHQDQISKMAEDHGDCETRVALKLPEVCVKPCTFHALCAKPQKMPFWPKK; this is translated from the coding sequence ATGAGCCACACAACCCATAAGCACGAGAAGGTCGGCACGGAAAGACGCGCCCACGTGCGTTTGCCCGTGGTGGAAGGGATGATCGAGCCGATCACCGTCCAGTTCGGTCCGGGCGAAGGGCAGAGCGCCCCGGCCGCCGCCCTCGGCCAGCCGGCCATCCTCACCAACCTCTCCGCGGGGGGGATGTCCTTGCTCATGTTCCTCGAACCGCCCCATGCCCGGCGCCTGGACATGGTGCTCAGCATCCCGGGCCTGGACCGCGTGCCCATCGCGGGCCGGGTCGTTCGCGTCCACCAAAGGGGGCCCACCTACAACGTGGGCATCTCCTTCACGCAGATCAGCAAGAAGCATCAGGACCAGATCAGCAAGATGGCGGAGGACCACGGCGATTGCGAGACCCGCGTCGCCCTGAAGCTCCCCGAGGTCTGCGTCAAACCCTGCACCTTCCACGCCCTCTGCGCCAAGCCGCAGAAGATGCCCTTCTGGCCGAAGAAATAG
- a CDS encoding bifunctional nuclease family protein — MAKNESGGSQGPAQPSVEKEVHIYSLATTANECIIFLEELSGNRLLPIWIGITEGQAIAIRFSGIVLPRPLTHDLLLGAITQMGYSVQKVVVCDIKDNTFYARIRVVKDGQAVDLDSRPSDAIAVAVRAGCPIYVEEKVFANCQTLSKPITEDEVSKFKADLKNLKPEDIFKDLKKDIKTKKKPAKEEEPPGPGAEGPEPEEESDDE, encoded by the coding sequence ATGGCCAAGAACGAAAGCGGCGGCTCCCAAGGCCCGGCGCAGCCCTCCGTGGAGAAAGAGGTCCACATCTATTCCTTGGCCACCACGGCCAACGAATGCATCATCTTCCTGGAGGAGCTCTCCGGCAACCGGCTCCTGCCGATCTGGATCGGCATCACCGAGGGGCAGGCCATCGCCATCCGCTTCTCCGGCATCGTCCTGCCCCGGCCCCTGACCCACGACCTGCTCCTGGGGGCCATCACGCAGATGGGCTATTCGGTGCAGAAGGTGGTGGTCTGCGACATCAAGGACAACACATTCTACGCCCGCATCCGCGTGGTCAAGGACGGCCAAGCCGTGGACCTCGACAGCCGGCCGTCCGACGCCATCGCCGTGGCCGTGCGCGCCGGCTGCCCGATCTACGTCGAGGAGAAGGTCTTCGCCAACTGTCAGACTCTGAGCAAGCCGATAACCGAGGACGAGGTCAGCAAGTTCAAAGCCGACCTCAAGAACCTCAAACCCGAGGACATCTTCAAGGATCTCAAGAAGGACATCAAGACCAAGAAGAAGCCCGCCAAGGAGGAAGAGCCTCCCGGGCCCGGGGCCGAAGGCCCCGAGCCCGAGGAAGAGAGCGACGATGAATAG
- a CDS encoding HU family DNA-binding protein, whose protein sequence is MNRLDIIKAVAKVLTTKGEAAQAVETTFATIRAALGREEKVVISNFGTFRVKHRQQRQGRNPKTGQQVTVPPRKGVRFKASKNLLQP, encoded by the coding sequence ATGAATAGACTAGACATCATCAAAGCCGTAGCCAAGGTGCTGACCACCAAAGGAGAGGCCGCCCAGGCCGTGGAGACGACGTTCGCGACCATCCGGGCGGCGCTCGGCCGCGAGGAGAAGGTCGTGATCTCCAACTTCGGGACCTTCCGCGTCAAGCACCGCCAGCAGCGCCAGGGACGAAACCCGAAGACGGGGCAGCAGGTGACGGTGCCGCCGCGCAAGGGCGTGCGCTTCAAAGCGTCGAAGAACCTCCTGCAGCCGTGA
- a CDS encoding fused MFS/spermidine synthase, with amino-acid sequence MRQPAAKGLSPAQDRFVMTALFVTGAVTLTLEIVGTRVISPFYGSSLACWSALITVTLVALAAGYSLGGRAADRGASLTLLARLLFWAGIAVAAIPAARATVLRLAAPLGVQLGALASAAVLVAPALVLLSMLGPIAIRLTALGLDTVGRRAGNVYAVSTVGSVLGAILSGYVLIPRLPISQVFFGTAALLLLLGALGRRLAQGRAPLAPLAAAAGVALAGFWPRPEPRTNVLLHRESAYGQIKVLDLGRSKRYLLVNGTSQSVARLPDMESDSQYVRALEWAPLLRPQARRALVIGVGAGLLPKAWELHHGLIVDAVDIDPDIVAAARRHFDYSPRGQVFVEDGRTFLERGGPSYGLIALDAFATESPPFQLFSREALSAMKRRLEPRGLVALNIVSLLRPPGDEAWLAAYKTLKTVFPKVRAFAGSDDFNGLANVLLFASDAPLADEGAALRARPFAKADIQAMLTRELFPAPGDLARAPLLSDDFAPMESLLARTASLWRRSLQGSIPDVMLY; translated from the coding sequence ATGCGTCAACCAGCCGCTAAGGGCCTCAGTCCAGCGCAGGACCGCTTCGTCATGACGGCGCTGTTCGTGACCGGCGCCGTCACCTTGACCTTGGAGATCGTGGGCACGCGCGTGATCAGCCCGTTCTACGGCTCCTCGCTGGCCTGCTGGTCCGCGCTCATCACCGTGACCTTGGTGGCCTTGGCCGCCGGCTACAGTCTCGGCGGGCGGGCCGCGGACCGGGGTGCGAGCCTGACGCTGCTGGCGCGCCTGCTCTTCTGGGCCGGAATCGCGGTCGCGGCCATCCCCGCCGCGCGGGCCACGGTCCTGCGCCTGGCGGCACCTCTGGGCGTGCAGCTGGGAGCTTTGGCCAGCGCCGCCGTGCTCGTGGCTCCCGCGCTGGTGCTCCTGAGCATGCTGGGCCCCATCGCCATCCGGCTCACGGCCCTCGGGCTCGACACGGTCGGCCGCAGGGCCGGCAACGTCTACGCCGTGTCCACCGTGGGCAGCGTGCTGGGCGCGATATTGTCGGGCTACGTGCTCATCCCCCGGCTGCCCATCAGCCAGGTCTTCTTCGGGACCGCCGCCCTGCTCTTGCTCTTGGGGGCCCTGGGACGACGCCTGGCCCAAGGCCGCGCGCCTCTGGCCCCGTTGGCCGCGGCCGCAGGCGTGGCGCTCGCCGGCTTCTGGCCCCGCCCCGAGCCGCGGACCAACGTGCTCCTGCACCGCGAGTCGGCCTACGGACAGATCAAGGTCCTGGACCTGGGCAGGTCCAAGCGCTACCTGCTGGTCAACGGCACCAGCCAGTCCGTGGCCCGCCTGCCCGACATGGAGAGCGACTCCCAGTACGTCCGCGCCCTGGAATGGGCGCCGCTGCTGCGCCCCCAGGCGCGGCGGGCCCTGGTCATCGGCGTCGGGGCCGGGCTCCTGCCTAAAGCGTGGGAGCTCCACCACGGTCTCATCGTAGACGCCGTGGACATCGACCCCGACATCGTGGCCGCGGCGCGGCGGCATTTCGACTACTCGCCCCGCGGGCAGGTCTTCGTGGAGGACGGGCGCACCTTTCTGGAGCGAGGCGGGCCGAGCTACGGCCTCATCGCCCTGGACGCCTTCGCCACGGAGTCTCCTCCGTTCCAACTCTTCAGCCGCGAGGCCCTCTCGGCCATGAAGCGGCGCCTGGAGCCCCGGGGCCTGGTCGCGCTCAACATCGTGAGCCTCCTGCGCCCGCCGGGCGACGAGGCCTGGCTGGCGGCCTATAAGACCCTCAAGACCGTCTTCCCGAAGGTCCGCGCCTTCGCGGGCAGCGACGACTTCAATGGGCTCGCCAACGTGCTCCTGTTCGCCTCGGACGCGCCTCTGGCGGATGAGGGAGCCGCGCTGCGGGCGCGGCCCTTCGCCAAAGCCGACATCCAGGCCATGCTCACCCGCGAGCTGTTCCCCGCGCCCGGCGACCTGGCGCGGGCGCCGCTGCTCAGCGACGACTTCGCGCCCATGGAGTCCCTCCTGGCCAGGACCGCGTCGCTCTGGCGCCGAAGCCTGCAGGGGAGCATCCCCGACGTCATGCTCTATTAG
- the plsY gene encoding glycerol-3-phosphate 1-O-acyltransferase PlsY translates to MRTDLWAQAGLVVLSYLAGGIPTGYLVVRRLMGIDIRDRGSGNPGTANVYRVAGAPAGAVTLLVDALKGFVPVLIAHRLYPDQPWFVVLCGTAAIIGHDWTVFLGFRGGKGVATSAGVFAALTPQPMTLTLMCFLCGMWGSGHISMGSLCAAAVLPVLCLVLGSPLPYTAAALAASALIVYKHIPNIKRLRRERALAFRLESRSAGAPAAGKRS, encoded by the coding sequence ATGAGAACCGACCTCTGGGCCCAAGCCGGACTCGTCGTGCTCAGCTACCTGGCGGGGGGAATCCCCACCGGCTACCTGGTGGTGCGCCGGCTCATGGGCATCGACATCCGTGATCGCGGCTCCGGCAATCCGGGCACGGCCAACGTCTACCGCGTCGCCGGCGCGCCGGCCGGCGCCGTCACCTTGCTCGTCGACGCGCTCAAGGGCTTCGTGCCGGTGCTCATCGCTCATCGCCTCTATCCGGACCAGCCCTGGTTCGTCGTCCTCTGCGGCACCGCGGCCATCATCGGGCACGACTGGACCGTGTTCCTGGGTTTCAGGGGCGGCAAGGGCGTGGCCACCTCGGCGGGCGTCTTCGCCGCGCTGACCCCCCAGCCCATGACCCTGACGCTCATGTGCTTCCTCTGCGGGATGTGGGGCAGCGGGCATATCTCCATGGGCTCGCTCTGCGCCGCCGCGGTCTTGCCGGTGCTCTGCCTCGTGCTCGGTTCGCCCCTGCCCTACACCGCCGCGGCTCTGGCCGCCTCTGCGCTCATCGTTTACAAGCACATCCCGAACATCAAGCGCCTGCGCCGGGAGCGCGCCCTCGCCTTCCGTCTCGAGAGCCGGTCCGCAGGCGCTCCGGCTGCAGGCAAGCGGAGCTGA
- a CDS encoding tetratricopeptide repeat protein codes for MTSLLLAAAVLAAPLWAAAPAAPGGPASPESPPRSEGQRLYDLGDYQGAADWYLQAVRAEPRNAGLHYDLGNSLFKSGKTGRAIAAYERAFLIRPRDADIRQNLDYALRRAGEELTPTGVPPLLFLAFHLCSERELAGLQWLACWLLLGLAGLCLWRPALRPSLLPWTAAAAALWLGLGGWWLAVRGVAPAGGWPSGESLRSGAGSS; via the coding sequence ATGACTTCCCTGCTCCTCGCCGCGGCCGTGCTGGCCGCGCCGCTCTGGGCCGCCGCGCCCGCCGCACCCGGCGGGCCGGCGTCCCCCGAATCCCCGCCCCGCTCCGAGGGCCAGCGCCTTTACGACCTCGGCGATTATCAAGGCGCGGCCGACTGGTACCTCCAAGCCGTCCGCGCCGAGCCCCGCAATGCGGGCCTGCATTACGACCTGGGCAACTCCCTTTTCAAGAGCGGCAAGACCGGGCGGGCCATCGCGGCCTATGAACGGGCCTTCCTCATCCGGCCGCGGGACGCGGACATCCGCCAGAACCTGGACTACGCGCTCAGGCGGGCCGGCGAAGAGCTGACGCCGACCGGCGTGCCGCCGCTCCTGTTCCTGGCCTTCCATCTCTGCAGCGAACGGGAGCTGGCCGGCCTGCAATGGCTGGCGTGCTGGCTGCTGCTCGGGCTCGCGGGCCTGTGCCTCTGGCGGCCGGCCCTGCGCCCGAGCCTGCTGCCCTGGACGGCGGCCGCCGCGGCCCTCTGGCTCGGCCTGGGCGGCTGGTGGCTGGCCGTCCGGGGAGTCGCTCCGGCTGGTGGCTGGCCGTCCGGGGAGTCGCTCCGCAGCGGCGCGGGGTCATCGTGA
- the hflX gene encoding GTPase HflX, which yields MAEPVILVGVGLKAEAAVMAASLAELHRLVETAGGEVVGTCSQALARYHPGTLVGVGKVAEIAAAVRAHRAATVVFDREIAPAQQKSLEAAIPAKIIDRTRLILDIFAKRARTSEGRLQVELAQLSYMLPRLTGSWRGFSQQVGGIGTRGPGERKLEYERRHISLRIQHLRRQLEAVRSARLLRRERRLAVPVPQVALIGYTNVGKSSLLNAFTRGAAGVYADDKLFATLDPTARRVRLPEGSWAVMTDTVGFIRRLPTTLIAAFRSTLEEAVLADCLLVVADASAAEAAAQQAAVAETLRELGAEDLPQVLLFNKVDLLEAAGRRDLEGRHPGAVFVSAATGEGLSAALVAVQRTLSRRWLLREVELPAAQAFSLASWVRQSSQVLSQSAVRDRIRMRLRLTQENWGRLQKKLASTKRKS from the coding sequence ATGGCCGAGCCAGTCATCCTCGTCGGCGTGGGCTTGAAGGCCGAGGCCGCGGTCATGGCCGCGAGCCTCGCGGAGCTGCACCGGCTGGTGGAGACCGCGGGCGGCGAGGTGGTGGGCACGTGTTCCCAGGCTCTGGCCCGCTACCACCCCGGCACCCTCGTCGGCGTGGGCAAGGTCGCGGAGATCGCCGCCGCGGTGCGCGCCCATCGGGCCGCCACGGTCGTGTTCGACCGGGAGATCGCGCCCGCGCAGCAGAAGAGCCTGGAAGCCGCCATCCCGGCCAAGATCATCGACCGCACGCGCCTCATACTCGACATCTTCGCCAAGCGCGCCCGCACCAGCGAAGGACGCCTGCAAGTCGAGTTGGCGCAGCTCTCCTACATGCTGCCGCGCCTGACCGGCTCTTGGCGGGGATTTTCGCAGCAGGTCGGCGGCATCGGCACGCGCGGGCCGGGCGAACGCAAGCTGGAGTACGAGCGGCGCCACATCTCCCTGCGCATCCAGCACCTGCGCCGCCAACTCGAGGCCGTCCGCTCCGCGCGCCTGCTGCGCCGGGAGCGCCGCCTCGCGGTGCCCGTGCCCCAGGTGGCGCTCATCGGCTACACCAACGTGGGCAAGTCCTCGCTGCTCAACGCCTTCACGCGCGGCGCGGCCGGGGTCTACGCCGACGACAAGCTCTTCGCCACCCTCGACCCCACGGCGCGGCGGGTGCGCCTGCCCGAGGGCTCCTGGGCGGTGATGACGGACACGGTCGGCTTCATCCGGCGCCTGCCCACCACCTTGATCGCCGCATTCCGCTCCACTTTGGAGGAAGCCGTCCTGGCGGACTGCCTGCTCGTGGTGGCGGACGCCTCCGCGGCGGAGGCCGCGGCGCAGCAAGCCGCGGTGGCCGAGACCCTGCGCGAGCTGGGCGCCGAGGACCTGCCGCAGGTGCTGCTCTTCAACAAGGTCGACCTGCTCGAGGCCGCAGGCCGGCGCGACCTGGAGGGCCGCCATCCGGGCGCCGTCTTCGTCTCAGCCGCCACCGGAGAGGGCCTCTCCGCGGCCTTGGTTGCCGTCCAACGGACCCTCTCCAGGCGCTGGCTGCTGCGCGAGGTTGAGCTGCCCGCGGCCCAGGCTTTCAGCCTGGCATCCTGGGTCCGGCAATCGAGCCAGGTGCTTTCCCAGAGCGCGGTCCGCGACCGCATCCGGATGCGCTTGAGGCTGACCCAGGAGAACTGGGGGCGCCTTCAAAAAAAGCTCGCCTCCACAAAGAGAAAATCCTAG